One genomic segment of Candidatus Fukatsuia endosymbiont of Tuberolachnus salignus includes these proteins:
- a CDS encoding iron ABC transporter permease: protein MRYLAPNYALGGLLALLIFLIIGSVNLGALTLSFHTLWYSSFDDIPWQIWLQIRLPRVLLAILVGCALATSGAVMQGLFRNPLADPSLLGISSGAALLVALVIIMPCTLPTALSFYSHIIAAFIGSLLISFLILSLSRVSHGNLSRLLLAGIAINALCGAAIGILNYLSSDQQLRQFSLWMMGSLSQVQWSTLLVAAALIIPATMMTLLQARKLNLLQLGDEEAHYLGIDVQRTKKLLLLLSALLVAAAVALSGVIGFIGLVIPHLIRMNLGADHRWLLPGAALGGACLLLSADTLARTLVAPAEMPVGLITSLIGGPYFLWLVLRQ, encoded by the coding sequence ATGAGATACCTTGCGCCCAATTATGCACTGGGCGGTTTGCTAGCATTATTAATTTTCCTCATCATAGGGTCAGTCAATTTGGGTGCGCTGACTCTCTCTTTTCATACCTTATGGTACAGTTCATTCGATGATATCCCTTGGCAAATTTGGTTACAGATCCGTTTACCGCGCGTACTACTGGCTATTTTAGTAGGTTGTGCACTAGCGACATCCGGAGCCGTGATGCAAGGACTGTTCCGTAACCCCTTGGCTGATCCCAGTTTATTAGGTATCAGTAGTGGTGCAGCATTGTTAGTCGCACTGGTTATTATTATGCCGTGTACTTTACCGACAGCCTTGAGCTTTTACTCGCATATTATTGCTGCTTTTATCGGTAGTCTGCTAATTTCTTTCCTTATCTTATCGCTAAGCCGTGTAAGTCATGGCAATCTATCACGCTTGTTGTTAGCGGGCATCGCCATCAATGCCCTTTGTGGTGCCGCTATCGGTATACTAAATTATCTCAGTAGTGATCAACAGCTGCGACAATTTTCTTTGTGGATGATGGGGAGCCTAAGCCAGGTACAGTGGTCGACACTATTGGTTGCAGCGGCATTAATTATTCCTGCCACGATGATGACGCTATTGCAAGCACGCAAACTGAATTTATTGCAACTCGGTGATGAAGAGGCTCATTACCTTGGTATCGATGTCCAGCGGACTAAAAAACTCCTACTATTACTCAGTGCGTTATTAGTCGCTGCTGCCGTGGCATTAAGCGGTGTTATTGGTTTCATCGGCCTGGTTATTCCACATTTGATCCGTATGAATTTAGGAGCCGATCATCGTTGGCTATTGCCAGGTGCGGCCTTAGGTGGGGCTTGCTTGTTACTCAGCGCCGACACGCTGGCACGAACATTGGTCGCTCCGGCAGAAATGCCAGTCGGCCTGATCACCAGCTTGATAGGAGGTCCTTATTTTCTATGGCTAGTATTACGTCAATAG
- a CDS encoding IS630 family transposase, translated as MKIELTADQKITLEAQHRQSHDRRVCDRIRCVLLSADGWTPPMIAHSQLINETTVRRHLTDYHKLNKLKPENGGSDGYLNAEQTTSLVEHLTQPLYHHNHQIVAYIAGRWNITFTVSGLYKGLKQHGFSYKKPKGVPHKFAVEKQQQFIKTYSELKDAAGNDPILFIDAVHPTQATKISYGWIRKGQDKTIETTGSRTRLNIMGALNIQNVANPIIRDDETINSENVVHFLSAIRAHYPITTTAHVILEGAGYHRSQLVQDAALTLNIQLHYLPPYSPNLNLIERLWKVMNEQTRNNRYYPSKQSFKNDILNFFEVKLPQMASSLVSRLNDNFQALNPAS; from the coding sequence ATGAAAATAGAGCTGACTGCTGACCAGAAAATTACCCTCGAAGCCCAACATCGTCAAAGCCATGACCGCCGTGTCTGTGACAGGATCCGGTGTGTTTTGTTGTCCGCAGACGGCTGGACTCCCCCTATGATTGCTCACTCACAGCTCATTAATGAAACCACGGTGCGGCGCCACCTTACAGACTATCATAAACTCAACAAGCTCAAGCCTGAAAATGGCGGCTCCGATGGCTATCTCAATGCGGAACAGACCACGTCGCTGGTTGAACATCTCACCCAGCCGCTCTACCACCACAATCACCAAATTGTGGCCTATATCGCTGGACGCTGGAACATCACCTTTACCGTATCAGGTCTGTATAAAGGGTTGAAGCAGCATGGCTTTAGCTATAAAAAGCCGAAAGGTGTTCCGCATAAATTTGCCGTTGAGAAACAGCAGCAATTTATAAAGACCTACAGCGAATTGAAAGACGCCGCGGGTAATGACCCCATACTGTTTATTGATGCCGTTCATCCGACACAAGCCACCAAAATAAGCTACGGCTGGATACGAAAAGGCCAGGATAAAACGATAGAGACCACCGGGAGCAGAACGCGGTTGAATATCATGGGAGCCTTGAACATCCAGAATGTGGCTAACCCCATAATCCGTGATGATGAGACGATTAACAGCGAAAATGTGGTTCACTTCCTGTCTGCCATTCGCGCGCATTATCCCATCACGACAACGGCACATGTGATCCTCGAGGGTGCAGGCTATCACCGTTCACAGCTTGTGCAAGACGCCGCGCTTACGTTGAATATCCAGCTTCATTACCTTCCGCCGTATAGCCCGAATCTAAACCTGATAGAGCGATTGTGGAAGGTGATGAATGAGCAAACACGAAACAATAGATATTACCCATCTAAACAGAGTTTTAAGAACGATATCTTAAACTTCTTTGAGGTGAAGCTACCACAAATGGCAAGTTCTCTGGTATCTCGCTTAAACGATAATTTCCAGGCGCTAAATCCTGCATCTTGA
- a CDS encoding IS110 family transposase has product MGESAMDKTAVGIDVAKLKFDVAVWVERKKYKTKAFPNTPSGFSQLLKWLIPYGDCHICLEATGSYSVPLAMFLVDNGIDVSLENPSRIHAFGESELSRNKTDQGDAKMIVRYCALHTPVLWTPPPLSERQLTALVRHLKSLEEMRQMQENRQSVADDVVQSSLLEIISALKQQIQATKEKIKNHIDNDPDLKKNKALLESIPGIGEILSASLLAYVGNVSKFTNSKAVVAYAGLNPKLCESGLFKGRSRLSKRGHTELRKALYMPALAALSCNPIVKAQWQRLVSRHKGGKMGVCAAMRKLLQLAYGVLKSGIPFDTKIALAS; this is encoded by the coding sequence ATGGGAGAATCAGCCATGGACAAGACCGCAGTGGGTATTGATGTTGCCAAATTAAAATTCGATGTTGCAGTGTGGGTAGAGAGAAAAAAGTATAAAACAAAAGCATTCCCGAATACCCCCTCTGGATTTAGCCAACTACTGAAATGGCTTATCCCTTACGGGGATTGTCATATTTGTCTCGAAGCCACAGGGAGTTACAGTGTTCCACTGGCTATGTTCTTAGTTGATAATGGCATTGACGTCAGCCTAGAAAACCCATCACGTATTCATGCCTTTGGTGAGAGTGAACTGAGTCGGAACAAGACGGATCAGGGGGATGCAAAAATGATAGTGCGCTACTGCGCACTGCATACACCTGTCCTCTGGACTCCTCCTCCCTTGAGCGAACGTCAATTAACCGCGCTAGTACGCCATCTAAAGAGTTTAGAGGAAATGAGGCAAATGCAAGAAAATCGGCAATCAGTGGCTGACGATGTCGTTCAATCCTCACTGCTTGAAATCATTTCTGCACTTAAACAACAAATCCAGGCCACCAAAGAAAAAATAAAAAACCATATCGATAACGATCCTGACTTAAAGAAAAATAAAGCGTTGCTGGAGAGTATTCCTGGTATCGGTGAAATACTAAGTGCCAGTTTGCTGGCGTATGTGGGTAATGTGTCAAAATTCACTAACAGTAAGGCAGTGGTGGCCTATGCCGGGCTTAACCCAAAACTTTGTGAATCAGGTTTATTTAAAGGACGGAGCCGCCTATCAAAACGGGGTCATACCGAGCTCAGGAAAGCGTTGTATATGCCCGCTCTGGCTGCCCTTTCTTGTAATCCGATAGTGAAAGCACAGTGGCAACGACTCGTATCACGCCATAAAGGGGGTAAAATGGGCGTCTGTGCGGCAATGCGCAAATTACTCCAACTGGCGTATGGTGTGCTGAAATCAGGCATCCCATTCGATACAAAAATAGCACTTGCATCATGA
- a CDS encoding IS630 family transposase, with protein sequence MKINSLTASQKQDLERLNRYEHDGRVRDRIKAVLLKNEGWNNKAIAQALRIHEETVRQHVTDWLSDEKLKPENGGSYSKLSVHESLLLEKHIESTTYSRVIDICAYVETQFGVCYTVSGMTKWLKAHCFSYKQPKATPVKVDVAQQEAFIASYFTLLESALKNEPIVFMDSAPPTMATKVVCGWIRKGKDKPLVKTGAKTRVNVMGAIELSTMKVVSARPEQVNSETTVAFFEQLKAAYPDAQKIHIILDNSGYHCRQRVKDAALEKAIVLHYLPPYSPNLNPIERLWKVMNERVRNNRFFSSAKEFRGAIAEFFDSTLAKIAPFLRGRINDNFQTI encoded by the coding sequence ATGAAAATAAACTCACTGACAGCCTCTCAAAAACAAGATTTGGAACGCCTTAATCGTTACGAACACGATGGCCGTGTTCGAGATCGAATCAAAGCGGTGTTGTTGAAAAATGAAGGCTGGAATAACAAAGCGATTGCCCAAGCATTACGTATTCATGAAGAAACAGTGAGGCAACATGTAACAGATTGGCTTTCAGACGAAAAATTAAAGCCTGAAAATGGCGGCTCGTATAGTAAGTTGAGCGTGCATGAATCTTTATTGCTTGAAAAACACATTGAAAGCACGACTTATAGCCGTGTCATCGATATCTGTGCTTATGTGGAAACCCAATTTGGCGTCTGTTACACCGTATCTGGCATGACAAAATGGCTGAAAGCGCATTGTTTTAGCTATAAGCAGCCCAAAGCGACGCCGGTTAAAGTGGATGTTGCTCAGCAAGAAGCGTTTATCGCGTCTTATTTCACTTTGCTAGAGAGTGCTCTTAAGAATGAACCGATTGTTTTTATGGATTCAGCCCCTCCAACGATGGCTACTAAAGTGGTCTGCGGTTGGATAAGGAAAGGCAAAGATAAGCCGCTGGTCAAAACAGGGGCAAAAACACGGGTTAATGTCATGGGAGCCATTGAATTGAGCACCATGAAGGTGGTCAGTGCCCGTCCTGAGCAGGTGAATTCAGAAACCACCGTCGCTTTTTTTGAGCAGCTCAAAGCTGCTTATCCTGATGCACAAAAGATACACATTATTTTAGATAATTCTGGCTATCATTGCCGTCAGCGAGTCAAAGACGCCGCATTAGAGAAGGCTATCGTACTCCATTATTTACCCCCTTATAGCCCTAATCTTAATCCCATCGAGCGATTATGGAAGGTCATGAACGAGCGTGTCAGAAACAACCGATTTTTCTCTTCAGCCAAAGAGTTTCGTGGGGCTATAGCCGAATTTTTTGATAGTACATTGGCAAAAATTGCTCCCTTTCTCAGGGGCAGAATTAACGATAATTTCCAAACCATCTAA
- the ybfF gene encoding esterase: MPAASIRPVVLIHGLFGNLDNLGVLARDLQKNHPVIQLDLRNHGLSPRSPQMNYPAMAQDVVQLLTQLEIEKAIVIGHSMGGKVAMAMTAIAPQRVEKLIVIDIAPVAYQEHRHDQIFLALKEVTAAGIKQRQAAASLMHEFITEEQDIIPFLVKSFHDGEWRFDVPILCDQYSHIAGWQPVPMWPHPVLFIRGESSPYIQDSYRADIVRQFPQARVHVISGCGHAVHAEKPDAVLRAIHRFIYHR, translated from the coding sequence ATGCCTGCGGCATCAATACGACCAGTGGTACTGATCCACGGTCTGTTTGGCAACCTTGATAATCTCGGCGTTCTGGCGCGGGATTTACAAAAAAATCATCCGGTTATACAGCTTGACCTACGCAACCACGGTCTTTCTCCACGTTCGCCACAGATGAATTATCCCGCTATGGCGCAAGATGTGGTGCAATTATTGACGCAGCTAGAGATAGAGAAAGCGATTGTTATTGGTCATTCTATGGGCGGCAAAGTAGCGATGGCAATGACAGCTATCGCTCCACAACGTGTCGAAAAACTCATCGTCATTGATATTGCCCCAGTGGCTTATCAGGAGCACCGCCATGACCAAATATTTTTAGCACTTAAGGAAGTCACAGCTGCTGGCATTAAGCAACGTCAAGCCGCTGCCAGTCTGATGCATGAATTTATAACAGAAGAACAAGATATCATTCCCTTTTTAGTGAAATCCTTTCACGATGGAGAGTGGCGTTTTGACGTCCCGATACTCTGTGATCAATATAGTCATATCGCTGGCTGGCAACCGGTTCCGATGTGGCCACATCCTGTCTTATTTATTCGTGGTGAATCGTCGCCTTATATTCAAGATAGTTACCGCGCGGACATTGTTCGACAGTTCCCGCAAGCACGTGTCCATGTTATCTCAGGTTGCGGTCATGCAGTACATGCCGAAAAACCCGATGCCGTATTACGTGCTATCCACCGTTTTATTTACCACCGATAG
- a CDS encoding heme/hemin ABC transporter substrate-binding protein, producing the protein MKTWLLSFILALLLFNITTVGIAKERIVTIGGDVSEISYALGVGEKIVGRDSTSLQPSAIRALPDIGYMRQINAEGILAMKPTLVLSSALAEPSLVLQQIADSGVEVVSIPGDATLDTVPKKIAAIAAAIDQFDKGLQLTQTYRQKIAAIDNHPLAVHVLCIMSHGGNSPLAAGQHTAADAMIRAAGAKNAMQGFNRYQPLSQEGAIASAPDLLLVTTDGVKSLGGVDKIWQLPGIALTPAGKHRRILVLDDMALLGFGLQTPDVLGQLRHAAEQSL; encoded by the coding sequence ATGAAAACCTGGCTGCTGTCATTCATATTGGCATTGCTGCTGTTCAACATTACGACGGTTGGCATTGCCAAGGAGCGTATCGTTACTATCGGAGGTGATGTTTCTGAGATTAGCTATGCGCTCGGCGTGGGTGAAAAGATAGTCGGCCGTGACAGCACTAGCTTACAACCTTCAGCAATCAGGGCACTGCCGGATATTGGTTATATGCGTCAAATCAATGCGGAAGGAATCTTAGCAATGAAACCGACACTGGTGCTTAGCAGTGCGCTGGCTGAACCGTCATTAGTCTTGCAACAAATCGCCGACAGTGGTGTCGAGGTGGTCTCCATTCCTGGAGATGCGACGTTAGATACCGTGCCTAAAAAGATTGCGGCCATCGCAGCTGCCATCGATCAGTTTGATAAAGGACTGCAACTCACGCAAACCTATCGGCAAAAAATAGCCGCGATTGACAATCATCCGCTTGCCGTGCATGTACTCTGTATTATGAGTCACGGTGGCAATTCTCCACTGGCGGCAGGGCAACATACCGCCGCTGACGCCATGATACGAGCGGCAGGTGCTAAAAATGCAATGCAAGGATTTAACCGCTATCAACCGTTGTCTCAAGAAGGTGCGATTGCCAGTGCTCCAGATTTGTTATTAGTCACCACCGACGGGGTGAAATCGCTCGGAGGGGTGGATAAAATCTGGCAACTACCCGGGATCGCGCTGACACCAGCAGGCAAACATCGGCGGATATTAGTGCTGGATGATATGGCGCTACTTGGCTTTGGTCTGCAGACGCCAGACGTTCTCGGGCAATTACGTCACGCTGCGGAACAAAGCTTATGA
- a CDS encoding transposase, which translates to MKGKRCYGQHDWHAKARTNVIGAQLNGTLTTVCTFDCHINSDIFYAWVTQDLLPKSPPGAVLVMDNVSLHKRQDIQSARQKAGFILEYLPTYSPDMNSIEHKWAQAKALRRKRQCDIDTLFSDPLF; encoded by the coding sequence GTGAAAGGTAAGCGCTGTTACGGCCAACACGATTGGCATGCCAAAGCGCGTACTAACGTCATTGGCGCCCAGCTTAACGGAACATTAACCACGGTTTGTACCTTCGACTGCCATATCAACAGCGATATTTTTTATGCCTGGGTCACCCAAGATTTACTGCCAAAATCCCCTCCAGGCGCGGTCCTTGTGATGGATAATGTGAGTTTGCATAAACGCCAAGACATCCAGTCTGCTAGACAGAAAGCCGGCTTTATTCTGGAATATCTTCCTACTTATTCTCCTGATATGAACTCCATTGAGCACAAATGGGCTCAAGCTAAAGCCCTTCGCAGAAAGCGGCAATGTGATATCGATACCTTGTTTTCTGACCCTTTATTTTAA
- a CDS encoding IS4 family transposase — protein MITLKSIIAFKLMHMTKMAALCPEATCTDVLSKIEWQTLYCRIQTTSRLPEHPPTVLQAITWLGQLGGFLNRRAEGLPGIMSLWRGYEILQENVRLFIILNNKNCG, from the coding sequence ATGATCACACTCAAAAGCATTATCGCCTTCAAACTGATGCATATGACCAAAATGGCAGCGTTGTGTCCTGAGGCTACCTGCACCGATGTGTTGTCAAAGATAGAATGGCAAACGTTGTATTGTAGAATACAGACAACAAGCCGCCTTCCCGAGCATCCCCCCACAGTGCTTCAGGCAATAACATGGCTGGGTCAATTGGGAGGATTTCTTAACCGACGTGCCGAGGGTTTACCGGGAATCATGTCGCTTTGGCGAGGGTATGAGATCCTACAAGAAAATGTGAGATTGTTCATTATTCTTAATAACAAAAATTGTGGGTAA
- a CDS encoding IS630 transposase-related protein has product MTYPLKFRQHVLTIKEQEKLTYAETATRFCVGIASLMRWAKRIDPCLTRDKPATKINRAALLLDVETYPDASQYERAQRMGVSARGIGDALKRAGFSYKKNILSSQNRRPSTKRFSD; this is encoded by the coding sequence ATGACTTATCCCTTAAAATTCCGCCAACATGTGTTGACTATTAAAGAGCAAGAAAAGCTCACCTATGCCGAAACAGCCACCCGTTTTTGTGTGGGGATAGCGAGCCTAATGCGCTGGGCTAAACGTATCGACCCTTGCCTAACTCGTGATAAACCGGCGACCAAAATAAATCGCGCCGCGTTGCTCCTTGATGTGGAAACCTATCCTGACGCGTCTCAATACGAACGCGCTCAACGTATGGGGGTCAGTGCTCGAGGGATAGGCGATGCGTTAAAACGGGCTGGGTTTAGCTATAAAAAAAACATTTTATCATCCCAAAATCGACGTCCAAGCACGAAAAGATTTTCAGACTAA
- a CDS encoding hemin-degrading factor, giving the protein MESSLYQQYLQAKQNNPHLLTRDIANMLKVKEVELTHSRVGYDAQRLQVDALTLLTKLETVGFVKSVTANQYAIHQLIGRYQNQKFTAHGGLILNPRELDLRLFLAKWDSIFSVREYDETQGEQHSIHFYDLQGNAAHEVYPMNETDQLNWQSLIKEYASDDNPELVLQPVLAPREDTDNNLLINNAAQIEDEWRKMTDIHQFFRLLERYNATRQQLFRVVADDLAYQVNNSALTQILNAAHQNQNEVMIFVSNGACVQIFTGLIEQSVLLQETTKDNWIKVDNRRFTLQLNESAIAESWITRKPTRDGFVTSLKLFSTEGIQIAQLFGQRTEGQPEQNQWREQLAALAVKKDVAV; this is encoded by the coding sequence ATGGAATCGTCACTATATCAACAGTATCTTCAGGCAAAACAAAACAATCCGCACCTGTTGACACGAGATATCGCCAACATGCTCAAAGTGAAAGAAGTCGAACTCACTCATTCCCGTGTAGGGTATGATGCACAACGACTGCAAGTCGATGCCTTAACTTTATTAACCAAGTTAGAAACTGTAGGTTTCGTCAAATCTGTTACCGCTAACCAATATGCAATACATCAGTTAATAGGGCGTTATCAGAATCAAAAATTTACGGCTCATGGAGGGTTAATACTCAATCCTCGTGAATTGGATCTACGTCTATTTTTAGCTAAGTGGGACAGCATCTTTAGTGTGCGAGAATACGATGAGACACAAGGTGAGCAACACAGTATTCATTTCTACGATTTACAAGGCAATGCCGCGCATGAGGTTTATCCAATGAATGAAACGGATCAACTGAATTGGCAGTCATTGATAAAAGAATACGCCAGTGATGATAATCCCGAGCTAGTACTACAACCCGTCCTGGCACCTCGAGAGGATACGGATAACAACTTGCTGATCAACAATGCTGCACAAATTGAAGATGAATGGCGCAAGATGACAGATATTCACCAATTTTTCAGATTACTGGAGCGATATAATGCGACCCGTCAGCAATTATTTCGTGTGGTCGCCGACGATCTTGCCTATCAAGTCAACAACTCAGCGTTGACCCAAATCCTCAATGCTGCCCATCAAAACCAGAACGAGGTTATGATTTTCGTCAGTAATGGTGCCTGTGTGCAGATTTTTACCGGTCTAATTGAGCAAAGCGTCTTACTGCAGGAAACAACAAAAGATAATTGGATTAAGGTTGATAATCGGCGCTTTACTCTGCAGCTTAACGAAAGTGCTATCGCTGAAAGCTGGATCACGCGCAAACCGACAAGAGATGGCTTTGTTACCAGTTTGAAATTATTCTCCACGGAGGGTATACAGATCGCGCAACTATTCGGACAGCGCACGGAAGGGCAACCGGAGCAAAATCAATGGCGTGAGCAGTTGGCAGCACTGGCAGTCAAAAAGGATGTCGCCGTATGA
- the mutS gene encoding DNA mismatch repair protein MutS, whose protein sequence is MNNNKKLDAHTPMMQQYLRLKAKHPEILLFYRMGDFYELFYDDAKRASKLLDISLTKRGQSAGDPIPMAGVPYHAVENYLAKLVQLGESVAICEQMGDPSTSKGPLERKVVRIVTPGTISDEALLPERQDNLLAAIWQDAQGFGYATLDISSGQFLLTELVDATTVAAELQRTNPAELLYSEDFSQKAMWLIENHHGLRRRPAWEFGLATARQQLNQQFGTQDLNGFGVEQAPLALRAAGCLLQYVKSTQLTALPHIRDLIMVRQQDGIIMDAATRRNLEITQNLSGGSENTLAAIVDCSVTPMGSRMLKRWLHMPIRDSEVLTHRQQAISGLQNITADLQPLLRQVGDLERILARLALCTARPRDLARIRHAFQQFPGIHLSLALIEVPHIQTLRSKIGQFDDLLALLEHAIVETPPVLVRDGGVIAPGYNVELDEWRALADGATDYLDRLEIREREKLGLDTLKVGFNGVHGYYIQVSRAQSHAVPIHYVRRQTLKNAERYIIPELKEYEDKVLTAKSKALAIEKSLYEEIFDLLLLYLAALQCSAGALAELDVLTNLAERAETLNYVCPILSNKPEITIIAGRHPVVEQVLKEPFISNPLLLSPQRRMLIITGPNMGGKSTYMRQTALIVLLAHIGSFVPAEQATIGSIDRIFTRVGAADDLASGRSTFMVEMTETANILHNATQQSLVLMDEIGRGTSTYDGLSLAWACAEDLANRIQAMTLFATHYFELTTLPEKTAAVVNIHLDAREHGETIAFMHSVQEGAASKSYGLAVAALAGVPREVVKRARQKLKELESLTNNATVNSIDSSPAILLNEEVSPALKALEDLDPDILNPRQALEWLYRLKNMIE, encoded by the coding sequence ATGAATAATAATAAAAAATTAGATGCTCACACACCTATGATGCAACAGTACCTTCGTTTAAAAGCGAAACATCCTGAGATATTATTGTTTTACCGTATGGGAGATTTTTATGAACTATTTTATGACGACGCTAAACGGGCATCGAAACTGTTAGATATTTCACTGACCAAACGGGGTCAATCTGCGGGTGATCCCATCCCTATGGCGGGTGTACCTTATCATGCGGTAGAAAATTATTTAGCAAAGCTGGTTCAATTAGGTGAATCCGTCGCTATCTGTGAACAAATGGGCGATCCTTCGACGAGTAAGGGGCCGCTAGAACGCAAAGTCGTTCGTATTGTTACTCCGGGCACAATCAGTGACGAAGCTTTGTTACCAGAACGACAAGATAATTTATTGGCAGCTATTTGGCAGGATGCACAAGGTTTTGGTTATGCCACATTAGACATTAGCTCGGGTCAATTTTTGTTGACTGAACTGGTAGACGCTACGACTGTAGCCGCAGAGTTGCAGCGCACAAATCCGGCTGAATTATTATATTCTGAAGATTTTTCACAAAAAGCAATGTGGTTGATAGAAAATCACCACGGGTTACGTCGTCGTCCCGCATGGGAGTTTGGGCTTGCGACGGCACGGCAACAGCTAAACCAACAATTTGGTACGCAAGATCTAAACGGTTTTGGTGTAGAGCAAGCTCCTCTGGCACTACGGGCAGCGGGCTGCTTGTTACAATATGTCAAAAGTACGCAACTGACTGCTTTACCACATATCCGCGATCTTATTATGGTGCGTCAGCAAGATGGCATTATTATGGATGCTGCTACTCGTCGTAATCTGGAAATCACACAAAATTTATCCGGTGGTAGCGAGAATACGCTCGCCGCTATTGTGGATTGTAGTGTCACTCCAATGGGTAGTCGGATGCTGAAACGTTGGTTACATATGCCGATTAGAGATAGCGAAGTGTTAACTCATCGCCAGCAGGCTATCAGTGGATTACAAAATATTACTGCTGATTTGCAACCGCTTCTGCGCCAGGTAGGCGATTTAGAACGTATCTTAGCTCGTTTGGCATTGTGTACCGCTCGACCACGAGATCTAGCAAGAATACGCCATGCCTTCCAGCAGTTTCCTGGGATCCATCTTTCGTTAGCATTAATTGAAGTGCCTCATATACAGACCCTACGATCAAAAATTGGTCAATTTGATGATTTACTGGCTTTATTGGAACATGCTATCGTTGAAACACCGCCGGTATTAGTGCGTGATGGCGGTGTTATTGCGCCCGGCTACAACGTTGAATTAGATGAATGGCGAGCACTAGCAGATGGTGCTACTGACTATTTGGATCGCTTGGAGATCCGTGAACGTGAAAAACTAGGACTAGATACGCTTAAAGTGGGTTTTAACGGTGTGCATGGCTATTATATTCAGGTTAGCCGTGCCCAAAGCCATGCGGTTCCCATTCATTATGTGCGTAGACAAACACTCAAAAATGCGGAACGTTATATCATTCCTGAATTGAAAGAATACGAAGACAAAGTGTTAACCGCCAAAAGTAAAGCGTTAGCCATTGAAAAAAGCTTATATGAAGAAATTTTCGATCTTTTATTGCTCTATTTGGCTGCACTGCAATGTAGTGCTGGTGCCCTAGCTGAATTAGATGTATTGACCAATCTGGCTGAAAGAGCGGAAACACTCAATTATGTTTGCCCGATTTTGAGCAATAAGCCGGAGATTACTATTATCGCTGGGCGCCATCCTGTTGTTGAGCAAGTATTAAAAGAACCTTTTATTTCCAACCCTCTATTACTTTCTCCACAACGTCGCATGCTGATTATTACCGGGCCTAATATGGGAGGGAAAAGTACCTATATGCGTCAAACTGCGCTGATAGTGCTGCTTGCCCATATAGGTAGTTTTGTTCCCGCAGAACAGGCGACCATTGGATCCATAGATCGTATTTTCACGCGCGTTGGCGCAGCAGATGATCTCGCGTCTGGGCGTTCAACCTTTATGGTAGAAATGACGGAAACAGCAAATATCCTGCATAATGCAACGCAGCAAAGCTTGGTATTAATGGATGAAATTGGTCGTGGAACATCGACCTATGATGGTTTATCTCTCGCTTGGGCCTGCGCAGAAGACCTCGCCAACCGTATTCAAGCAATGACATTGTTTGCTACTCATTATTTTGAGCTAACAACTTTGCCAGAAAAAACGGCAGCTGTAGTGAATATTCATCTTGACGCCAGAGAGCACGGTGAGACTATCGCTTTTATGCACAGTGTACAGGAGGGTGCCGCCAGTAAAAGTTATGGTCTGGCAGTGGCTGCCTTAGCGGGTGTACCACGTGAAGTAGTAAAGCGTGCACGGCAAAAGTTAAAAGAGCTGGAATCGCTTACCAATAATGCCACAGTAAATAGTATCGACAGCTCTCCTGCGATTTTATTAAACGAGGAAGTTTCCCCAGCGCTAAAAGCACTCGAAGATTTAGATCCAGATATATTAAACCCTCGTCAAGCTTTAGAATGGCTATATCGCTTGAAAAACATGATTGAATGA